The Salinisphaera sp. T31B1 genome contains the following window.
GGCCTGGCTGTTGGAGGTCTGGGGCTTGGGCACATGAACCTGGATGCCGGATGTCTCGCAGGCCACGATCTGTTCGCCGTTGAAGTAACCGCGGTCAGCGACTGCGGCCAAGGTTTCGGTCTGCATGACCGAACGGGCGCGATCCGCCATCGGCTGCAGTTGCGTACGGTCGTGGCCGACGTTGGTGACCTCGTGATCAACGATCAGATGATGCTCGGCATCAACCGCCGATTGGACGTTGTAGCCCACCATCCCCGAGCCCTTGCCGCTCGTCGCCATGGAGCGCGCGTCCGGATCGGTCAATGAGATCTGTTGGTCTGGCGCTTCATCCACGGCCTTCGCCATCACCTGCATGCGTTGCATTTCCGATCGCAGCGTGTCGATCTTGTCCCGAATCTTCGTCGTCCGAGGCTCGGCGATATCGCTCTGACGCTGACGATCGGCACTCTCGAGTTCTGACAGGTAGCGGGCGACACTGGCTTCGATCTGTTCGATGCGCCGCTTGACCTTGGCGCGGGTGAAGTTGCTGTCCCGGCTGTTCACGGCTTTGAACTTGCTGCCGTCGATGGCCACCAGCGCCTGCGAGAACAGGTCGAGACGGCGGCAGAGCATCACGAACTCACGGCATACGCGTTGAATTGCTGGACCATTGTTACGGCGGAAATCCGCGATCGTCTTGAAGTCCGGCGCCAGACGACCGGTCAACCACATGAGCTCGATGTTGCGCTGAGCCTCGCGTTCCAGCCGCCGGCTGGATTGCACCCGATTCAGATACCCGTAGATATAGATCTTGAGCAACGTGGCCGGGTGGTAGCCCGGCCGGCCGGTAGCCTGAGCGACGACGCGCTCGAAGCCGAGATCACCAAGGTCGAGGTTGTCGACAAAGACATCGACCACTCGGACTGGATTGTCCTCGGTGACGTAGTCGTCGAGGCTCGCCGGTAGTAGTGTGCTCTGGCAGCGATCCTCGCCTACAACGAAACGACTCATCCGGCACTCCGCTAACAGCTTATAAGGAGTTTAGCCGCGCAGCGGAGTTTTCACACAGCCTGGGCCGGTAGAAGACACTCGGCAACCCTAGGTTGGAGCGATGACGAGCCGCGGCCAACGCTCAAACTCGCCGACATCGGGCGCACAATCGAGCGTTACGACATACACGCGTCGTTCACGATCGAGCGTCGCCACGCACCCCTGCAAGAACTGCCCACGCGTGACCATGAACCAGTGCTCTCGGCCGGTGACATCCCGCTCGGCGAATTCATAGACCGGTAGCCGCACGGGTTTCGGGCCGAACTGATCCCAGACACCGCCTTGCAGATGCGTCAGATGCGCCCAGCCGCCTTTTGGGAGCTTTCCCGGTTCATCCGGGCGACGCCCCCAAGGCATGAGCACGATCTGGGCTCCGCGTCGCGCCGAGACGGGCAGACACGCACTGCGATGCTGGAACCGGCTCAGGCGCTCGGCCTGGCCGTGCAGATAGCGCACCGCCCAGCTCATCAGTAGTCGATCGATTCACGATGGCCACTGGGTCGCCAGCCCGGCGAGATGACGTTCGGCATATCGGTGCGGCGAACCAGCGGCGCCCGGTGCACGGCAAACGCGCCGAACTTCTCGTTAATGGCGTCCACTGTCGCGTTCAGACCGTCTGCGGCCGTGCTGTCCGTGGCGAACAGGTCACCTTGCTGCGCCGCCGGTCGTGGATCGAGGGCATTGATCTGCACCTGGAAGCCGCCTTGGCCACCCCAGCGCGTGTCGATAAAGCTCTTGGCCAGCGCGTAGATCGCGGCGCCATCGTCCGTCGCGGCCACCGTGCGGTACTTTGCGCCAATGCCACCGAGATCCGTGCGCAGACTGATCGCGAAGGTCTGGGCCTCGAGGTCGTTCTTGCGCAGTCGACGCCCGACCTTTTCGGCCATATGCATGTAGTACATCAGCAACAGCTCGCGATCGCGCGTGTCGGGCGCTATCACCTTGCCGTGACCGAGTGATTTCGCCGGCGCAGTTTCTTGCTGCACCGGCTCGGGATCGCGGCCCTGTGCCATCAGCCAGAGTCTGCGACCGGGATTGCCGAAGCGCTGGGCGACCGCGCTGATCGGGATGCGTTTCATGTCGCCACAACGCTCGACGCCGCGGGCTTTGAGAAATGCCCCGATGCCGTCACTGATACCGCACAGCTCGGTGATCGGCTCGTTGGCTAGCGTCGCCTCGGCATCCCAGGGTGGCACCACTGTCAGGCCGACTTTCTCGCGCTTGGCAGCCCACTTGGCTGTCGTCTTGTCGCCGCTGATGCCCACGGCACAGCGCAGCCCGGAGGCATCGAACACGGTCTGCTTGATCAGACGGCCGATCTGTTCGGGCGTGGTGTTGTAGTACGACTGGCAATGCGTCAGATCGAGGAAGGCCTCATCGACCGAGAAGATTTCTATATCGGGGGTGATGTCTTCGAGCGCAGCCATGAT
Protein-coding sequences here:
- a CDS encoding IS1182 family transposase translates to MSRFVVGEDRCQSTLLPASLDDYVTEDNPVRVVDVFVDNLDLGDLGFERVVAQATGRPGYHPATLLKIYIYGYLNRVQSSRRLEREAQRNIELMWLTGRLAPDFKTIADFRRNNGPAIQRVCREFVMLCRRLDLFSQALVAIDGSKFKAVNSRDSNFTRAKVKRRIEQIEASVARYLSELESADRQRQSDIAEPRTTKIRDKIDTLRSEMQRMQVMAKAVDEAPDQQISLTDPDARSMATSGKGSGMVGYNVQSAVDAEHHLIVDHEVTNVGHDRTQLQPMADRARSVMQTETLAAVADRGYFNGEQIVACETSGIQVHVPKPQTSNSQARGQFGKRDFVYEPDSDTYRCPAGQTLIWRFTTVEKGQRLHCYWSSACKGCALKAECTSSAQRRVKRWEHESVLETMQQRLDRDPNLMRIRRQTVEHPFGTLKFWMGSTHFLMRTLKHVRTEMSLHVLAYNLKRVMRIVGIGPLMRAIAT
- a CDS encoding DNA polymerase IV; amino-acid sequence: MTRWPRIIALIDMAAFFASVEQMDRPEWRGRPIGVTNGERGTCIITSSYEARAFGVKTGMRVKEAKQLCPGFIQVASRPARYTEVSSAIMAALEDITPDIEIFSVDEAFLDLTHCQSYYNTTPEQIGRLIKQTVFDASGLRCAVGISGDKTTAKWAAKREKVGLTVVPPWDAEATLANEPITELCGISDGIGAFLKARGVERCGDMKRIPISAVAQRFGNPGRRLWLMAQGRDPEPVQQETAPAKSLGHGKVIAPDTRDRELLLMYYMHMAEKVGRRLRKNDLEAQTFAISLRTDLGGIGAKYRTVAATDDGAAIYALAKSFIDTRWGGQGGFQVQINALDPRPAAQQGDLFATDSTAADGLNATVDAINEKFGAFAVHRAPLVRRTDMPNVISPGWRPSGHRESIDY